A part of candidate division KSB1 bacterium genomic DNA contains:
- a CDS encoding dipeptidase, translating into RHKDGHIDLPRLKEGGVDLVFFACFPSPQYISRGPEDPDSCAWVVRRMIDSLRAQARRNGQEMAIVTSGTEAERVIQSGRIAAAIGVEGGHSLQNSLDTLETLYHLGVRYLTLTWVTSTDWATSSADESSGKELPFRGLTEFGKRVVRRMNELGMLVDVSHVGERTFWDVMETSTAPVIASHSSVYAICPVDRNLKDEQIRAIAAKGGVILINFYAGYLDSTYESKRRLILERHRTELDSLREHLGADSPRFRALAGELLRPELERVRPPLEVLIDHIDYVARLVGVDYVGLGSDFDGISVLPQEIQDASCLPVITRELIRRGYSPDAICKILGGNLLRVFRQVCG; encoded by the coding sequence CGGCACAAAGACGGCCACATTGACCTCCCCAGGCTGAAAGAGGGGGGAGTGGATCTCGTGTTTTTCGCCTGCTTCCCCTCCCCGCAGTACATTTCCCGGGGGCCAGAAGATCCGGACAGCTGCGCCTGGGTCGTGCGACGGATGATTGACTCTCTGCGCGCTCAGGCAAGGCGGAATGGGCAGGAAATGGCCATCGTTACCTCCGGGACGGAGGCAGAACGGGTGATCCAGAGTGGGCGCATCGCGGCCGCCATTGGCGTGGAGGGCGGTCATAGCCTGCAGAACAGCCTGGATACGCTGGAGACCCTCTATCATCTGGGCGTCCGCTACCTCACCCTCACCTGGGTGACCTCCACAGACTGGGCCACGTCCAGCGCCGACGAGTCCTCCGGCAAGGAGCTCCCTTTCCGCGGCCTTACCGAGTTTGGAAAACGCGTCGTGCGCCGGATGAACGAGTTGGGGATGCTGGTGGATGTGAGCCACGTGGGGGAACGCACGTTCTGGGATGTCATGGAGACGAGCACAGCTCCGGTAATTGCCTCCCACTCCAGCGTCTACGCGATCTGCCCTGTGGATCGAAACCTCAAGGACGAACAAATCCGTGCCATCGCCGCTAAGGGCGGAGTGATTCTGATCAACTTCTACGCGGGCTACCTGGATAGCACCTACGAGTCCAAGAGGCGCCTTATCCTGGAACGACACCGTACGGAGCTCGATTCGCTGCGGGAGCACTTGGGGGCGGATTCGCCGCGCTTCCGGGCGTTGGCAGGGGAGCTTCTCCGCCCTGAGCTAGAGCGCGTGCGCCCGCCCCTTGAGGTCCTGATCGACCACATCGACTATGTGGCTCGTCTTGTGGGGGTGGACTATGTGGGGCTTGGTTCGGATTTTGACGGGATCAGCGTGTTGCCGCAAGAAATTCAGGACGCGAGCTGCCTGCCGGTGATCACAAGGGAGCTGATACGCCGAGGGTATTCGCCGGACGCAATTTGCAAAATCCTCGGGGGTAACCTGCTCCGGGTCTTTCGCCAGGTTTGCGGGTGA
- a CDS encoding N(4)-(beta-N-acetylglucosaminyl)-L-asparaginase translates to MGNWSRREFLKASAAGLGATAVAQIAIANESPKELIRPKRPAVVCSRGEYWGRKVNEPAWEILRSGGNVLDAVIKGAMVVELDPEDTSVGYGGLPNEEGEVELDASVMYGPTHNCGAVAALRYIKTPSLVARLVMERTDHMMLVGKGALKFALAHGFKKENLLTEKARLEWLKWKENLSDQDDWLPPADGKYSEGDRPTGTINVLAVDAEGNLAGVTSTSGLAFKIPGRVGDSPIIGAGLYVDNEVGAAGATGRGEEVIRTCGSFYVVALMREGKTPQEACELACKRIVEVNRGRKIDFNDKFIALRKDGQVGVASILGSPDRPPELALWNEDGFRVVKGTYLYEQPGR, encoded by the coding sequence ATGGGAAACTGGAGCCGCAGAGAGTTCCTGAAGGCATCCGCTGCGGGATTGGGCGCTACGGCTGTGGCTCAAATAGCAATTGCTAACGAGAGCCCCAAGGAGCTGATTCGCCCGAAACGACCAGCGGTCGTTTGCAGCCGCGGGGAGTACTGGGGGCGGAAGGTGAACGAGCCGGCCTGGGAGATTCTGCGGAGCGGCGGAAACGTACTCGACGCCGTGATTAAGGGGGCGATGGTCGTGGAGCTGGATCCGGAGGACACCAGCGTGGGCTACGGGGGGCTTCCTAACGAGGAAGGCGAAGTGGAACTGGACGCTTCGGTGATGTACGGCCCCACCCACAATTGCGGCGCCGTGGCCGCCTTGCGCTACATCAAGACGCCATCCCTGGTCGCGCGGCTGGTCATGGAGCGAACCGACCACATGATGCTGGTGGGCAAAGGGGCGCTGAAGTTCGCCCTGGCTCACGGCTTCAAGAAAGAGAACCTGCTGACCGAAAAAGCCCGCCTCGAGTGGCTGAAGTGGAAAGAGAATCTGAGCGACCAGGACGACTGGTTACCTCCGGCCGACGGGAAGTACTCCGAGGGGGATCGCCCGACGGGTACAATCAACGTGCTAGCGGTCGACGCTGAGGGAAACCTGGCCGGGGTGACGAGCACGAGCGGGCTTGCCTTCAAGATTCCGGGCCGCGTGGGTGACTCCCCCATCATCGGCGCCGGGCTTTACGTGGACAACGAGGTAGGGGCCGCTGGCGCCACGGGTAGAGGCGAAGAGGTAATTCGGACCTGCGGGAGCTTCTACGTGGTCGCTCTTATGAGGGAAGGCAAGACGCCGCAGGAGGCGTGCGAGCTCGCGTGCAAGCGCATCGTGGAAGTGAATCGAGGGCGGAAGATCGACTTTAACGACAAGTTCATTGCCCTGCGCAAGGACGGACAGGTAGGGGTCGCGTCGATTCTGGGGTCTCCGGATCGGCCGCCTGAACTTGCCCTGTGGAACGAGGACGGATTTCGCGTGGTGAAGGGGACATATCTGTACGAGCAACCCGGCCGTTGA
- a CDS encoding MBL fold metallo-hydrolase, with product MCVRIHFLGAVRTVTGSMFIVEANGRRVLIDCGLFQGRRQEAWERNRSLPFDPRSVDAMILTHAHIDHSGNIPTLVKSGFEGNIFCTAATRDLCSVMLRDSAHVQQKDAEFVNKKHARKGLPPVEPLYNSEDAVRSLKHFIAVAYEREFLVANGITARLRDAGHILGSASLEIEVHRTGSPIRIGFTGDLGRKNAPILRDPSPLTNVDVLISESTYGGRVHEPYDRAAEMLADVVNRTVARGGKIIVPAFSVGRTQELVYYLHILIEAGRIPEIPIFVDSPLSVNVTEVFRMHPECYDEETLKFLDRHEDPFGFRRLRYITHVEESKELNRREGPFMIISASGMCEAGRILHHLANNIEDERNTILIVGYMAEHTLGKKLVDKWEEVRIFGEPYRRKAEVVVLNAFSAHADRDEITAYLSALEPRPSPIFLVHGEETQTLSLLQHLQGNGFKSVYAPQPGDTVEI from the coding sequence GTGTGCGTTCGAATCCACTTTCTGGGCGCGGTACGGACGGTCACAGGTTCGATGTTCATCGTGGAGGCGAACGGGCGACGCGTGCTCATTGACTGCGGCCTGTTCCAGGGACGTCGGCAGGAAGCTTGGGAACGGAACCGCTCCCTGCCGTTCGACCCGAGATCAGTGGACGCCATGATTCTTACTCACGCCCACATCGACCACAGTGGGAACATTCCCACGCTGGTGAAATCCGGCTTCGAGGGCAACATTTTCTGCACGGCAGCCACCCGGGATCTCTGCAGCGTGATGCTTCGCGACTCCGCCCACGTCCAGCAAAAGGACGCGGAATTCGTCAATAAGAAGCATGCGCGAAAGGGCTTGCCCCCGGTCGAGCCCCTCTACAATAGCGAAGACGCAGTGCGCTCGCTGAAGCACTTTATCGCTGTGGCCTATGAGCGGGAATTCCTCGTCGCCAATGGGATCACGGCGCGTCTGCGCGACGCCGGACACATTCTGGGAAGCGCTTCCTTAGAGATCGAAGTCCATCGCACCGGATCGCCTATCCGCATCGGTTTCACCGGGGATTTGGGCCGCAAGAATGCCCCCATCCTGCGCGATCCCTCGCCCCTGACGAACGTGGACGTGCTGATATCGGAAAGCACCTATGGAGGGCGGGTGCACGAGCCCTACGACCGCGCAGCAGAGATGCTTGCCGATGTGGTGAATCGCACCGTGGCCCGGGGGGGTAAGATCATCGTGCCGGCTTTTTCCGTGGGCCGGACGCAGGAGCTCGTCTACTACCTGCATATTCTGATAGAGGCAGGAAGAATCCCCGAGATCCCCATCTTTGTCGATAGCCCCCTCTCGGTGAATGTCACCGAGGTTTTCCGAATGCACCCTGAATGCTACGACGAGGAGACGCTCAAGTTCTTGGACAGGCACGAGGATCCCTTCGGGTTCAGGAGGTTACGCTACATTACCCATGTGGAGGAATCCAAGGAGCTCAACCGAAGAGAAGGGCCGTTTATGATCATCTCTGCCTCTGGCATGTGCGAGGCGGGTCGGATTCTGCACCACTTGGCCAACAACATTGAAGACGAGCGCAATACCATCTTGATCGTGGGGTACATGGCAGAGCACACTCTCGGCAAGAAGCTTGTGGACAAGTGGGAGGAGGTCAGAATCTTCGGGGAGCCCTATCGAAGGAAGGCGGAGGTTGTGGTCCTAAACGCCTTCAGCGCACACGCGGATCGGGACGAGATCACCGCGTACCTGAGCGCCCTCGAACCCCGGCCTTCGCCGATTTTCCTCGTCCATGGAGAAGAAACCCAGACCCTCTCGCTCCTGCAGCATCTCCAGGGGAATGGCTTCAAGAGCGTCTACGCTCCGCAACCAGGGGATACGGTGGAAATCTAA
- a CDS encoding DUF4835 family protein, whose protein sequence is MRGLGSMKHVTGLCLLALVFHAGVLLAQEVRARVTTILKTLPLEKQERLADFGAKIERYINEHTWFEDPDITVEVQMQWMLEDISSSSEERYRAQILVSNNTDIQYFDKRCRFAYNPNEPIVHNEPAFTSLTALIDFYVYLIIAGEMDKYGTLAGTPYYRKALDIAQQARYGLGRFNEGWDLRLELARKLLSDEHKPFREMVDYYFYGLSLKSDDIEQARKYVGEAVRRLASLLEKDPKDEFCHKFLDAHHIEIVDLFSGAADKSIFQLLMNLDPDHADTYKQYVE, encoded by the coding sequence ATGCGAGGCCTTGGTTCGATGAAGCACGTGACGGGGTTGTGCCTCTTAGCTCTGGTCTTCCACGCAGGTGTTCTCCTGGCTCAAGAAGTTCGCGCCCGCGTGACGACCATTCTCAAAACATTACCCCTCGAGAAACAGGAGCGCCTCGCCGACTTCGGGGCCAAGATCGAGCGGTACATCAACGAGCACACCTGGTTCGAAGACCCCGATATCACCGTCGAAGTCCAAATGCAATGGATGCTTGAGGATATCAGCTCGAGCAGCGAAGAACGTTACCGGGCCCAGATCCTCGTCTCGAACAACACCGACATCCAGTACTTCGACAAGCGCTGCCGTTTCGCGTACAATCCCAATGAGCCCATCGTCCACAATGAGCCGGCGTTTACTTCTCTGACCGCTCTCATCGACTTCTACGTGTACTTGATCATCGCCGGTGAGATGGATAAGTACGGCACCCTTGCCGGCACCCCCTATTATCGCAAAGCTCTGGACATCGCGCAGCAGGCCCGTTACGGCTTAGGCCGCTTCAACGAGGGCTGGGATCTGCGGCTCGAACTGGCCAGGAAGCTCCTCAGCGACGAACACAAGCCCTTCCGCGAGATGGTAGACTACTACTTCTACGGCCTTTCCCTGAAATCAGATGACATCGAGCAGGCTCGGAAGTACGTGGGCGAAGCTGTTCGGAGACTGGCCTCCCTCCTCGAAAAGGACCCCAAGGACGAATTCTGTCACAAGTTCCTCGACGCCCACCATATCGAAATCGTGGACCTGTTCTCGGGCGCGGCAGACAAGAGCATCTTCCAGCTGCTGATGAATCTTGATCCCGACCACGCCGACACGTACAAGCAATACGTCGAGTGA